A section of the Fusarium falciforme chromosome 8, complete sequence genome encodes:
- a CDS encoding NmrA domain-containing protein, producing MPKILTVFGATGNQGGSVVRAILNDPALSKEFRIRGITRDVSKPAAKDLASKGVEVVSADMNTLEQAAPAVEGAHTVFLVTNYWETEKGNGEVAQGKVVADACKAAGVKHLIFSSLLDTNKISGGRLTHIKHFEGKAEIEEYIRQINVPATFVLPGFFMSNLFTMIRKNEEGGYAWSLPVSGDKAQVPLFNAGDDNGKFVKAAIKHFPDTLNKRIYAATDYYTPSRIISEFSEVIGKPATFNQIPSDAFKSFLSPHVAQEMLENMLLLEDPGYYNKADLKESADLLDDKPTTWKEFVQKYKAKWE from the exons ATGCCCAAGATTCTCACTGTTTTTGGCGCCACTGGCAACCAGGGTGGTTCTGTTGTTCGAGCCATCCTCAACGACCCCGCTCTCTCCAAGGAGTTCAGGATTCGTGGCATCACCCGTGATGTTTCCAAGCCAGCTGCAAAGGACCTCGCCTCCAAGGGTGTTGAGGTTGTCTCT GCCGACATGAACACTCTTGAGCAGGCTGCCCCCGCCGTCGAGGGCGCCCACACTGTTTTCCTCGTGACAAACTACTGGGAGACTGAGAAGGGCAACGGAGAAGTTGCCCAAGGAAAGGTTGTTGCCGATGCTTGCAAGGCTGCTGGTGTCAAGCACCTCATCTTCTCATCTCTTCTCGACACAAACAAGATTAGCGGAGGTCGCCTCACCCACATCAAGCACTTCGAGGGCAAGGCCGAGATTGAGGAGTACATTCGACAGATTAACGTCCCCGCCACTTTCGTCCTCCCTGGATTCTTCATGTCGAACCTGTTTACTATGATCCGCAAGAACGAGGAGGGTGGCTACGCCTGGTCTCTCCCGGTCTCGGGCGACAAGGCTCAGGTGCCTCTGTTCAATGCTGGTGACGACAATG GCAAGTTTGTCAAGGCTGCTATCAAGCACTTCCCTGACACCCTCAACAAGCGAATCTACGCTGCCACCGACTACTACACTCCCTCTCGCATCATCTCCGAGTTCTCCGAGGTTATTGGCAAGCCCGCCACCTTCAACCAGATTCCTTCAGATGCCTTCAAGTCCTTCCTCTCCCCTCACGTCGCCCAGGAGATGCTGGAGAacatgctgctgctggaagaCCCCGGCTACTACAACAAGGCGGACCTCAAGGAGAGCGCTGACCTGTTGGACGACAAGCCCACCACGTGGAAGGAGTTTGTCCAGAAGTACAAGGCCAAGTGGGAATAA